The following coding sequences lie in one Nitrospirota bacterium genomic window:
- a CDS encoding PD40 domain-containing protein codes for MQAEPNPFSPNRDGVKDEAGILALVQVSQEAIQVDKRGGDDDDDDPGESGGKTSTRFVVVGVAQIGDPFGLPVRLIDDSSEVQARVHRGRRNDRGQLSVSLAMLWNGLNESGQAVPDAVYSYKPFAALSREKQGGVALSPVQRTALDHLRDALIVSPGTPHSKLKIKVRGGPRPEVRIGGAAHLSAEQQSLVETLKRTLAGSSKDLRVEVKLIDVVSTEPGSVTLDVTPPRMVAAPAPGSIQTDSALSVELDFEEPVSGVDPETLSVDLNGEDISDRFVATRGGATSSLVPLTSGRNVLQASVQDLGGNLVETESVFDGPPGLPPPPAQCTGLPDLQILRFDQRPLNPRPGQRVEVFAQIRNKGFAPACDFRVKFEVAAEGFFKDYVELGTKMYTGCLAPGQSALVSRQSIPTLPTLIHYRVTVDSLDQVAECDETNNVKADCFSMLTRIFVPTPRKRIHPIPVRNRRPGTRTVVRVGTRTTPQFGAEAEPGDLIFEPGGPSEGGVVIGIQPGSGFVPPFPGRPVPPVIGTTPIEIRTAAPRQPLERIVVQPVPIEIVPSPPPDVFTYSPPIPPELLPPIEEIVTIIQRGGNPRPRIEALNPYLPQPPFQPVPPGGGGGVVTAPAGSPPPSPPPPFVHPRTVIGDIESQPLPLPADYQRIITDRLPVLVREIGKRYHGQVPPPIDRIVEDIINCINLVNDAILANSEGDLAAGLAFLDESVSLLRGLVDFIGESLSAGLIDQETSDRWTNTIQGIVQLVLDLEEMKKEQDQAGMDFLEEGVDELITLVDGAPDAAFAPGGRTGLRGKITVLRRRIEAGNLPGFQREIIRDLLPALDRLVTDPGLRNQLEAQLNGLLADSGEGGLVSIEVQLVDPLSSVVLRPGEDIRFAAFCNFAFGDSTDCTSRVQWQSENTTVAASLGGGVFHASSFGTVSIHASLSDVISNSFEFYVVASTPFITGVHISGADPAVTLTVGGSLSLEAGCSLSDASSADCTGRVDWVTTDPAVAQVAVANGTATLQALTPGVALVSGSVEGATSDFVQVTVTSSPISGVAGFTFPGFLDFDVATGGYVSSLTPLSLSGVPYVLGPPIVPGPATVFLIPSLGGEPGFVFADNTPVPGVDGVTNFSAALLSIPFGDTIANGTLYVPLDLNGFQRFVYFNLPAGTVVDAFIENILSADERGFGFDYFWNLGSANVIIAPPPPPPPTIVAVQIFAPPTGFSLQVGQQIQLGVACTNSLGQTFPCADQVTFSSTNPSVATVQQGTAVLTALSPGTTFVTASADSVTSLPVPVSVVSPDTAPPETTISACPPFLTNQTSASFAFSSTEIGSSFRCALDSGGFVACFSPQNFFGLSDGSHVFRVRAVDSAGNIDPTPATCTWTVDTVPPETSIAACPASVTNQTSATFDFASTEPDSGFGCEWDGLGYSGCTTPQTFSSLSDGSHAFRVQAVDAAGNVDTTPATCTWTVDTVPPETSILDCPTSSTDQPSQSFNFLSTELGSSFECELDGSGFYLCFSPQTFISLSIGTHLFSVRAMDPGGNTDHTPATCAWSVNGCTGRTRLTFDPASDGSASISNDGAKIAFVSTRQGSQDIFLMDFDGSNQVALAATPLSEFAPAISGDGRRVAFLGQVGTEVHVFAIDSNGANLVQITPNGSGSHWDPPSIAGDGSRIVYSSSRMGMWQVFLFREGAGETQLTSQLADARRPVISDDGRFVAFDSGGDVYVVSSSGGSPTQLTDRGGLGFPEVDLVSDISGDGLLIAFTRNGANVGGGYVVKADGTGLTHISGNDTGFHIRLSLDGSNAIFACGAGDRLCVARTDGSLLLVSTEFHDADPDISGDALGVVFTHWDDPPAGPSDSDIYRLTCLFK; via the coding sequence GTGCAGGCCGAACCCAATCCGTTTTCTCCCAACCGGGATGGCGTGAAAGATGAAGCCGGCATCCTGGCCCTCGTGCAGGTTTCCCAAGAAGCGATCCAAGTCGACAAGCGAGGGGGAGACGACGATGACGACGATCCCGGCGAGAGCGGCGGAAAGACCTCCACGCGTTTTGTGGTTGTGGGAGTCGCGCAGATCGGAGATCCGTTCGGTTTGCCCGTCCGGTTGATCGATGATTCAAGCGAGGTCCAAGCCAGGGTCCATCGCGGACGCCGGAACGATCGGGGACAGCTTTCCGTTTCCCTCGCCATGCTTTGGAACGGACTCAATGAATCCGGTCAGGCCGTGCCGGATGCGGTCTATTCGTATAAACCTTTCGCCGCGCTTTCCCGTGAGAAGCAGGGAGGGGTCGCCCTCTCACCCGTCCAAAGAACCGCACTTGATCATCTTCGCGATGCCTTGATTGTGTCCCCCGGAACCCCCCATTCGAAGCTGAAGATCAAAGTGAGAGGCGGTCCCAGGCCCGAGGTTCGGATTGGAGGGGCTGCACACCTGTCCGCCGAGCAGCAGTCCTTGGTGGAGACTCTCAAGCGCACTCTGGCCGGTTCTTCGAAGGACCTTCGCGTGGAGGTCAAGCTCATTGATGTGGTATCGACGGAGCCAGGGAGCGTCACCCTGGACGTGACCCCACCGCGGATGGTTGCCGCTCCGGCGCCGGGTTCGATCCAGACGGACAGCGCGCTATCCGTAGAGCTTGATTTCGAGGAGCCCGTGTCCGGCGTCGATCCGGAAACTCTATCGGTCGATCTCAACGGCGAGGATATTTCCGATCGCTTCGTGGCCACGCGAGGTGGGGCCACGTCGTCGCTCGTTCCTCTGACCTCCGGCCGAAACGTTCTTCAAGCCTCGGTGCAGGATCTCGGGGGCAACCTCGTCGAGACGGAATCGGTGTTCGACGGGCCGCCGGGCCTTCCACCTCCGCCCGCCCAGTGCACGGGCCTGCCGGACCTTCAAATCCTTCGATTCGACCAGCGCCCGCTCAATCCCCGGCCCGGCCAGCGCGTGGAGGTTTTTGCCCAGATCCGGAACAAGGGGTTCGCACCGGCTTGTGATTTCCGTGTGAAGTTTGAAGTGGCCGCCGAGGGCTTCTTCAAGGATTACGTCGAACTGGGGACCAAGATGTACACCGGCTGCCTCGCGCCCGGGCAATCGGCCCTCGTATCCCGCCAAAGCATCCCGACGCTCCCCACTCTGATTCACTATCGCGTCACCGTGGATTCCCTCGATCAAGTGGCGGAGTGCGATGAGACGAACAATGTGAAGGCCGACTGCTTCAGCATGCTCACGCGCATCTTCGTCCCCACCCCTCGCAAGAGAATTCATCCCATCCCCGTCAGGAATCGCAGGCCGGGAACGCGAACCGTCGTGAGGGTCGGCACTCGCACCACTCCGCAGTTCGGGGCGGAAGCGGAACCGGGCGATCTGATTTTCGAGCCAGGTGGACCTTCCGAGGGAGGCGTGGTCATCGGAATCCAGCCGGGATCCGGGTTTGTTCCTCCGTTCCCTGGCAGGCCCGTGCCCCCCGTGATCGGAACGACCCCCATTGAAATCCGGACAGCAGCGCCCCGGCAGCCCTTGGAGCGAATCGTCGTCCAGCCCGTGCCGATTGAGATCGTTCCGAGTCCCCCTCCCGACGTTTTCACCTACTCGCCGCCCATTCCCCCGGAACTGCTGCCACCCATCGAAGAGATCGTTACCATCATCCAGCGTGGGGGCAATCCCAGGCCCCGGATCGAGGCCCTGAATCCGTATCTTCCCCAGCCTCCGTTCCAACCGGTTCCACCGGGCGGGGGAGGCGGCGTAGTGACCGCTCCGGCGGGCTCCCCGCCACCGTCGCCTCCACCGCCGTTTGTCCATCCGCGGACAGTGATCGGTGACATCGAGAGCCAGCCCTTGCCGCTCCCGGCCGACTATCAGCGCATCATTACCGACCGGCTCCCCGTTCTTGTCCGCGAGATAGGCAAGCGGTACCACGGTCAAGTCCCTCCACCGATCGATCGGATCGTGGAGGACATCATCAACTGCATCAATCTTGTGAACGACGCGATTCTCGCCAATTCGGAGGGCGATCTGGCGGCGGGGTTGGCTTTCCTGGACGAATCGGTGTCGCTCCTGCGCGGATTGGTCGATTTCATCGGGGAGTCTCTCAGCGCGGGCCTTATTGATCAGGAAACATCCGACCGTTGGACAAACACCATCCAAGGGATAGTCCAACTTGTTTTGGATCTCGAGGAGATGAAGAAAGAGCAGGATCAGGCCGGCATGGATTTTCTGGAGGAGGGGGTGGACGAGTTGATCACCCTCGTGGACGGAGCGCCCGATGCCGCGTTCGCGCCCGGCGGGCGGACGGGTCTTCGGGGGAAGATCACGGTTCTTCGCAGGAGAATCGAGGCCGGTAATCTTCCCGGCTTTCAACGGGAAATTATTCGGGACCTGCTGCCCGCCTTGGATAGACTCGTGACCGATCCGGGGCTGCGGAATCAGTTGGAGGCCCAATTGAACGGCTTGCTGGCCGATTCGGGCGAGGGCGGTCTCGTCTCGATCGAAGTTCAGCTTGTCGATCCCTTGTCCAGCGTTGTCCTGCGTCCGGGAGAGGACATCCGATTTGCGGCGTTCTGCAATTTTGCGTTTGGCGACTCGACGGATTGCACGAGCCGCGTGCAGTGGCAATCGGAGAACACCACCGTTGCCGCTTCCCTCGGCGGTGGGGTGTTTCATGCATCGAGCTTTGGAACGGTTTCCATCCATGCTTCTTTGAGTGACGTCATCAGCAACTCCTTTGAATTCTACGTGGTCGCCTCGACCCCGTTTATCACTGGCGTTCACATTTCGGGCGCCGACCCGGCCGTCACTCTGACGGTAGGGGGGTCTCTCAGCCTGGAAGCGGGGTGCAGCCTCTCCGATGCGAGTTCAGCCGACTGCACGGGTCGGGTCGACTGGGTGACGACCGATCCCGCCGTGGCCCAAGTGGCGGTTGCAAACGGGACGGCCACGCTTCAAGCCCTCACCCCTGGGGTGGCGTTGGTTTCCGGTTCCGTAGAGGGTGCCACGAGCGATTTCGTGCAAGTGACGGTCACAAGCTCGCCGATCTCCGGGGTCGCCGGATTCACGTTTCCGGGATTTCTCGATTTCGATGTCGCTACTGGCGGATATGTATCTTCCTTGACACCGCTATCCTTGTCTGGCGTCCCCTATGTCCTCGGGCCTCCCATAGTACCGGGACCGGCAACAGTGTTCCTCATTCCATCACTAGGCGGTGAGCCCGGATTTGTGTTCGCCGACAATACCCCCGTCCCAGGTGTGGATGGCGTGACGAATTTCAGCGCAGCACTCCTCTCGATCCCTTTCGGAGATACCATTGCAAATGGCACCCTTTATGTGCCCCTCGATCTCAACGGATTTCAGCGCTTCGTGTACTTCAATCTGCCCGCCGGAACCGTCGTCGATGCCTTCATCGAGAACATCCTCTCGGCCGACGAACGCGGTTTTGGCTTTGACTACTTCTGGAACTTGGGTAGCGCCAACGTCATCATCGCCCCGCCGCCGCCTCCGCCGCCCACGATTGTGGCCGTGCAGATTTTCGCGCCGCCGACCGGGTTCAGCCTCCAAGTGGGCCAGCAGATCCAGCTCGGAGTCGCCTGCACCAACAGCCTCGGCCAGACCTTCCCATGCGCGGATCAGGTCACGTTTTCCTCTACCAACCCCTCTGTCGCCACGGTCCAGCAGGGTACGGCTGTCCTCACCGCGTTGTCACCGGGAACCACGTTCGTCACCGCATCGGCCGATTCGGTGACCAGCTTGCCTGTTCCAGTCAGCGTGGTCAGCCCGGACACGGCCCCTCCGGAGACAACCATCTCAGCATGCCCGCCTTTCCTCACAAACCAGACGAGTGCAAGCTTTGCCTTTTCTTCCACGGAGATTGGCTCCTCATTTCGATGCGCACTGGATTCCGGAGGATTTGTTGCCTGTTTTTCCCCACAGAACTTTTTCGGTCTCTCCGATGGCTCGCACGTGTTCCGAGTCCGTGCGGTTGACAGCGCAGGCAACATCGACCCGACGCCAGCTACGTGCACGTGGACGGTCGATACCGTTCCCCCGGAGACAAGCATCGCGGCATGTCCTGCAAGTGTGACGAACCAGACGAGCGCCACTTTTGACTTTGCTTCCACGGAACCCGATTCCGGTTTCGGATGCGAATGGGATGGGCTCGGGTATTCGGGGTGTACGACCCCACAGACATTTTCTTCTTTGTCGGACGGAAGTCATGCCTTTAGGGTTCAAGCGGTTGATGCGGCTGGCAATGTAGATACGACGCCCGCGACGTGTACGTGGACGGTCGATACCGTTCCCCCGGAGACGAGCATTCTTGATTGTCCAACAAGCTCGACGGACCAACCCTCACAGAGTTTCAACTTTCTGTCGACGGAACTGGGGTCGAGCTTCGAGTGTGAACTGGACGGCTCGGGGTTCTATCTGTGTTTTTCCCCTCAAACGTTCATCTCCCTTTCAATCGGAACCCACTTGTTCAGCGTGCGAGCCATGGACCCTGGGGGCAATACCGACCACACGCCTGCCACTTGTGCTTGGTCGGTCAATGGATGCACGGGAAGAACGAGGCTCACGTTTGATCCCGCGTCAGATGGTTCAGCATCCATTTCAAATGACGGGGCCAAGATAGCATTCGTGTCAACACGGCAGGGATCACAGGACATTTTTCTCATGGATTTCGACGGATCAAACCAGGTTGCCTTGGCAGCTACACCATTGTCTGAGTTTGCTCCCGCTATCTCTGGAGATGGGAGACGAGTGGCCTTTCTTGGACAGGTGGGAACTGAGGTCCATGTGTTTGCAATCGATTCAAACGGGGCCAACCTCGTACAGATTACGCCGAATGGAAGCGGCTCGCACTGGGATCCACCATCTATCGCGGGAGACGGGTCTAGGATCGTTTACTCTTCCTCGCGGATGGGGATGTGGCAGGTGTTCCTCTTCCGAGAGGGTGCCGGCGAGACTCAACTGACTTCACAGTTGGCTGATGCGCGCAGACCGGTCATTTCCGATGACGGAAGGTTTGTTGCCTTTGATTCGGGAGGGGACGTGTATGTCGTTTCGTCCAGTGGAGGTAGCCCGACTCAACTCACGGACAGAGGAGGGTTGGGTTTCCCTGAGGTGGATCTGGTGTCTGACATCTCGGGTGACGGTTTGCTGATTGCCTTCACACGGAACGGTGCGAATGTTGGGGGCGGATACGTTGTCAAAGCTGATGGCACAGGACTGACTCACATTTCCGGAAATGATACTGGTTTCCACATAAGATTGAGTCTTGACGGGAGCAACGCGATCTTCGCCTGCGGGGCCGGCGACCGCTTGTGTGTCGCGCGTACGGATGGCAGCTTGCTCTTGGTGTCAACAGAATTCCATGACGCGGATCCTGACATCTCCGGCGATGCCCTCGGCGTCGTGTTTACCCACTGGGATGACCCCCCTGCCGGCCCTTCGGACAGTGATATTTACCGCCTGACATGCCTGTTCAAGTAA
- a CDS encoding response regulator, with amino-acid sequence MSRGTVLVVEDETGLRDVLCVLLRSRKYEAIPTGSVSEALGKLEAADVILTDLKLGDGDGLGVLKAVREKGGGVPVIVLTAFGTVESAVEAVREGAYDY; translated from the coding sequence ATGAGCCGGGGGACGGTGCTCGTGGTTGAGGATGAAACCGGGCTGAGGGACGTGCTTTGCGTGCTGCTGCGGAGCCGGAAGTATGAGGCGATTCCTACGGGTTCTGTTTCCGAGGCGCTCGGCAAGTTGGAGGCAGCCGATGTGATCCTGACCGATTTGAAACTGGGAGATGGGGATGGATTGGGGGTGCTCAAGGCGGTGCGAGAGAAGGGTGGGGGCGTGCCGGTGATCGTGCTGACGGCGTTCGGTACGGTGGAGTCGGCCGTTGAGGCCGTTCGTGAGGGGGCGTATGACTACTGA
- a CDS encoding cob(I)yrinic acid a,c-diamide adenosyltransferase yields MKIYTRKGDEGETSLMGGKRVKKYSLRVEAYGEVDELNSVLGWMLTQLADAELRADLSDVQNDLFAIQAQLADPAYGKHRVKEKTAIPPDRIGRFEGSIDRCMAEVGPLKSFVLPGGTPESAALHVARTVCRRAERRVVELSRKEPVPALAIRYLNRLSDLLFAMALAAQKRGGTEPKKW; encoded by the coding sequence GTGAAGATTTACACGCGGAAAGGGGATGAAGGCGAAACGTCGCTCATGGGCGGGAAGCGGGTGAAGAAATACTCGCTGCGCGTGGAAGCTTACGGGGAGGTGGACGAATTGAATTCTGTACTCGGCTGGATGCTGACGCAGCTCGCCGACGCTGAGTTGAGGGCGGATCTTAGCGATGTGCAGAACGACCTCTTCGCGATCCAGGCACAGCTCGCCGACCCCGCGTACGGGAAGCATCGAGTGAAAGAGAAGACGGCGATCCCGCCGGACCGGATCGGACGGTTTGAAGGATCGATTGATCGCTGCATGGCGGAAGTTGGACCTCTCAAGAGCTTCGTGCTGCCGGGGGGTACGCCGGAATCGGCCGCACTGCACGTGGCCAGAACGGTGTGCCGACGCGCGGAGCGACGCGTGGTGGAGTTGTCCCGCAAAGAACCTGTGCCGGCTCTGGCCATCCGGTATCTGAATCGGCTCTCGGATCTCCTCTTCGCCATGGCGCTCGCCGCCCAGAAGCGAGGGGGAACCGAGCCGAAGAAGTGGTAG
- a CDS encoding ferritin-like domain-containing protein, with protein sequence MDSRRFVQSLSEENEKSLAQLKSPLPIPLQDPAFQIVPMLRMALKNEIEAAEIAALWMSTTPEIDAKMGFGRQVGDESRHYRLIEKRLIELGDALDGFNPLEKGYSPLFTFLAGLKTTVERVAAGQFTREAIAIIKNGQFIELCRSQGDAETAKLYEEIIQPDETYHQQLGRSMLERYAEAEEAQSAARAAAERTLALAEELQEVVRRKSGIHHAPGC encoded by the coding sequence ATGGATTCCCGTAGGTTTGTTCAGTCGCTTTCCGAAGAAAATGAGAAATCCCTCGCCCAATTGAAATCGCCTCTGCCGATTCCCCTCCAAGACCCTGCGTTCCAAATCGTTCCGATGCTCAGAATGGCGCTCAAAAACGAAATCGAGGCTGCGGAGATTGCGGCGCTCTGGATGTCGACCACCCCGGAAATCGACGCGAAGATGGGCTTCGGCCGGCAGGTGGGCGATGAGAGCCGGCATTATCGATTGATCGAGAAACGCCTAATCGAGCTTGGAGATGCGCTCGATGGGTTCAATCCCTTGGAGAAGGGCTACAGCCCGCTGTTCACGTTTCTCGCGGGACTCAAGACGACGGTGGAACGTGTCGCCGCCGGGCAGTTCACGCGCGAAGCCATCGCGATCATCAAGAACGGACAGTTCATCGAACTCTGCCGGAGTCAGGGGGATGCGGAGACCGCGAAGCTGTACGAAGAGATCATTCAGCCTGACGAAACTTACCATCAGCAGTTGGGCCGTTCGATGCTGGAGCGATACGCTGAGGCTGAGGAAGCTCAGAGTGCGGCCCGGGCGGCAGCCGAGCGGACGCTTGCCCTGGCGGAGGAGCTTCAGGAGGTGGTGAGGAGAAAGAGCGGTATTCATCACGCGCCGGGATGCTAG
- the serS gene encoding serine--tRNA ligase, whose product MLDARFIFENLEAVKARMARRGGECDWGRFQELYQKRRELVPKADAMRNRRKTMSEQIGKARGKGEGIEEKKAEVRKLGEEIAAIEKEVVLAEAALRDWLLLIPNLPSDGVPDGKTAQDNRLVRESGAKPSFNFKPRAHWDIGETLGILDFERAAKLSGSRFVVYRGAAARMERALINFMLDTQTRENGYEEILPPSLVGREIMVGTGQLPKFAEDMFKVEGWDHYLVPTAEVPLTNLHRDEILEEERLPLKYAAYTPCFRKEAGSHGKDVKGIIRQHQFNKIEIVKFATPEQSYSELESLTTDAESILQKLGLPYRVMELCAGDLGFSAARTYDLEVWLPGEGGYKEISSCSNCEAFQARRANIRYRRSKDKKLDFVHTLNGSGLAVGRTLVAVLENHQQSDGTVVVPEALRPYMGGMNHIS is encoded by the coding sequence ATGCTCGATGCTCGGTTCATTTTCGAAAACCTGGAGGCCGTGAAGGCGCGGATGGCGCGTCGGGGGGGGGAGTGCGATTGGGGGAGGTTTCAGGAGCTTTATCAGAAACGGCGCGAACTGGTGCCGAAGGCCGATGCGATGCGCAACCGGCGGAAGACCATGTCGGAGCAAATTGGGAAAGCGCGCGGGAAGGGCGAGGGAATCGAGGAAAAGAAGGCCGAAGTGCGGAAGCTGGGGGAGGAGATCGCGGCGATCGAGAAGGAGGTGGTGCTGGCTGAGGCCGCGCTTCGCGATTGGCTGCTGCTGATTCCCAATCTTCCCAGTGACGGCGTGCCCGATGGGAAGACGGCTCAGGACAACCGGCTGGTGCGTGAATCGGGAGCAAAACCCTCGTTCAACTTCAAGCCGCGCGCGCATTGGGACATCGGCGAAACGCTGGGCATTCTTGATTTCGAGCGCGCCGCGAAACTTTCCGGCAGCCGGTTCGTGGTCTACCGAGGCGCCGCGGCCCGGATGGAACGTGCGTTGATCAATTTCATGCTCGATACTCAAACGAGGGAAAACGGCTACGAGGAAATTCTGCCGCCCTCGCTCGTGGGACGCGAGATCATGGTCGGCACCGGACAACTCCCGAAATTCGCGGAGGACATGTTCAAGGTGGAGGGGTGGGATCACTACCTGGTCCCCACGGCGGAGGTGCCTCTGACGAATCTCCACCGCGACGAGATTCTGGAGGAGGAGCGACTCCCGCTGAAGTATGCGGCGTACACGCCCTGCTTCCGAAAAGAGGCCGGCTCTCATGGGAAAGACGTGAAGGGGATCATCCGCCAGCACCAGTTCAACAAGATCGAGATCGTCAAATTTGCGACACCCGAGCAGTCGTATTCGGAGCTTGAGAGTCTGACGACCGATGCGGAAAGCATACTTCAGAAACTGGGGTTGCCCTATCGAGTCATGGAACTGTGCGCGGGCGATCTGGGGTTTTCAGCGGCAAGGACCTATGATTTGGAGGTGTGGCTGCCCGGCGAGGGGGGATATAAGGAAATTTCGTCGTGCAGCAATTGCGAGGCGTTCCAGGCGAGGCGGGCGAACATCCGATACCGCCGCTCCAAGGACAAGAAACTGGATTTTGTGCATACGCTGAACGGCTCCGGCCTGGCCGTGGGGCGAACTCTTGTGGCCGTGTTGGAAAACCATCAGCAATCGGACGGAACGGTCGTCGTGCCGGAGGCGCTCCGTCCGTACATGGGAGGCATGAATCACATCTCATGA
- the pabB gene encoding aminodeoxychorismate synthase component I has protein sequence MSTPDNLALRWKGPLDVLFLRLLPAKPIAFIRRSGTVFIGFQAADRFTHTSTADTTHPFDRLEAWVNSHSVQDSGPQLSVGYISYDTKNFLADFSRRRGYAPLYPEITFLHFTEGLFLDTEKQVMYLRIPSESKRDEIAALLLATENPRSAIPSSPTDVRFTAFPAYSEKIRRIQHYLREGDSYEVNHTERFTFKYRGAAGPLFARLLAESDALRATWIRDDSLTILSATLEDFVAVRGEKIESKPMKGTRASAGHKQLDDALIEELRNSRKDRAEHVMIVDVVRNDLGRVCRPGTVAVTRPFEVISYPTVHHMVSTIEGQLRTDTRMADILRAVFPAASVTGAPKIRATEIIDELEETPRGIYTGAIGLIGGPQDYDLSMGIRTLTLRGEDAVYGTGGGIVIDSDPRAEYEECSAKTEVLLRALFGGSPAAPDEENIHLLGQRPLSRPA, from the coding sequence ATGAGCACACCCGACAATCTGGCGCTCCGTTGGAAGGGACCTCTTGACGTCCTCTTCCTCCGACTCCTTCCCGCGAAGCCCATTGCGTTCATTCGTCGATCGGGAACGGTCTTCATCGGCTTCCAAGCAGCGGACCGATTCACACACACCTCCACCGCAGACACCACCCACCCATTCGACCGCCTCGAAGCCTGGGTCAACTCCCACTCGGTGCAGGACTCGGGACCCCAACTTTCGGTCGGATACATCAGCTACGACACCAAGAACTTCCTCGCGGATTTCAGCCGTCGCCGCGGCTACGCGCCCCTTTACCCCGAGATAACCTTTCTCCATTTCACCGAAGGCCTCTTTCTCGATACCGAAAAACAGGTCATGTATCTCCGCATCCCGTCCGAATCCAAACGCGATGAGATCGCCGCTCTCCTCCTCGCAACCGAAAATCCCCGCTCGGCCATTCCCTCCTCACCGACCGACGTCCGTTTCACCGCCTTCCCTGCCTACAGCGAAAAAATCCGCCGCATACAGCACTACCTCCGCGAGGGCGATTCCTACGAGGTGAACCATACGGAGCGCTTCACGTTCAAGTATCGGGGCGCCGCGGGGCCACTCTTCGCGCGACTCCTCGCCGAATCCGACGCCCTCCGCGCCACGTGGATCCGCGATGACTCGCTGACGATCCTTTCCGCCACCCTCGAGGATTTTGTGGCCGTCCGAGGTGAGAAAATCGAGAGCAAGCCCATGAAGGGAACCCGCGCCTCCGCGGGCCATAAACAACTTGACGACGCCCTCATCGAGGAACTTCGAAACAGTCGAAAGGATCGCGCGGAGCACGTCATGATCGTCGACGTCGTCCGGAATGACCTGGGACGCGTCTGCCGGCCGGGAACGGTGGCCGTTACCCGCCCCTTCGAAGTGATCTCCTACCCCACCGTGCATCACATGGTTTCGACGATCGAAGGGCAACTCCGAACGGACACGCGCATGGCCGACATCCTTCGAGCCGTCTTCCCCGCGGCCTCCGTCACCGGCGCCCCCAAAATTCGCGCCACCGAAATCATCGACGAACTGGAGGAAACGCCGCGCGGCATCTACACCGGCGCGATCGGACTGATCGGCGGGCCGCAGGACTACGACCTCTCCATGGGCATCCGCACCCTCACCCTCCGCGGGGAAGATGCCGTTTACGGAACCGGCGGCGGCATCGTCATCGATTCGGACCCCCGCGCCGAGTATGAGGAATGTTCGGCGAAGACCGAGGTCCTCCTCCGAGCCCTTTTCGGCGGATCTCCCGCCGCCCCCGATGAAGAAAACATCCATCTGCTGGGTCAACGGCCGCTATCTCGCCCAGCCTGA
- a CDS encoding aminotransferase class IV, which produces MKKTSICWVNGRYLAQPEARVSPFDSGFLYGDGVYDTLRAYRGRIFKLEQHLGRLRENLRFVDIPFSKFDLLQRVFTKLIVMNHSPDAVLRAQITRGVQREFPPYPRFDSPTVLVSLRPVPRYDPTHYTRGVVVTLLEAPFVFAGPKPKSTNFQANLLARLRAAREKAFEAVFISGNRVLEGSMSNIFFVRRGRLFTPRLDGILPGITRSTVLGLARQLQIPAHESVCTVSQLMKADEAFLTSTTLEVMPICKLRRRRRARAYARHPVADALRAAYRKRVEADCSSLTPEP; this is translated from the coding sequence ATGAAGAAAACATCCATCTGCTGGGTCAACGGCCGCTATCTCGCCCAGCCTGAAGCCCGCGTCTCTCCGTTCGACTCCGGATTCCTGTATGGCGACGGAGTGTACGACACCCTGCGCGCCTACCGCGGCCGGATCTTCAAATTGGAGCAACATCTCGGGCGCCTCCGGGAGAACCTTCGCTTCGTGGACATTCCCTTCTCCAAGTTCGATCTGCTCCAACGAGTGTTCACGAAACTCATCGTCATGAACCACAGCCCGGACGCGGTTCTCCGGGCCCAAATAACGCGCGGCGTCCAGCGGGAATTTCCGCCATACCCCCGTTTCGATTCGCCTACGGTTCTTGTATCCCTTCGCCCCGTTCCGCGCTATGACCCCACCCACTACACGCGCGGTGTCGTCGTGACCCTGCTGGAGGCGCCGTTCGTTTTCGCCGGGCCGAAACCCAAATCGACCAACTTCCAGGCCAATCTACTCGCCCGCCTCCGCGCCGCTCGCGAAAAGGCGTTCGAAGCCGTTTTCATCTCCGGGAACCGAGTTCTCGAGGGGAGCATGTCGAACATCTTCTTCGTTCGCCGCGGACGACTCTTCACCCCGCGGCTTGACGGCATCCTGCCCGGAATCACTCGATCCACGGTTCTCGGCCTGGCGCGGCAACTCCAAATCCCCGCGCACGAATCCGTGTGCACCGTCTCTCAACTCATGAAGGCCGATGAAGCCTTCCTCACCAGTACCACGCTGGAAGTCATGCCGATTTGCAAACTGCGGCGGCGTCGCCGCGCTCGCGCCTACGCCCGCCATCCCGTTGCGGATGCGTTGCGCGCTGCCTACCGGAAACGCGTGGAAGCCGACTGCTCTTCCCTGACCCCTGAACCCTGA